CCTCTTCCTCGATCAGGATCTTTTGATGTCTACTATTCCGAATACTCAATAAAATTCACAAGAGAGTAGGAATGACGACTACACGCGTCAACGCTATCTAACAAACTTATCTATCTGAATTATCTATGGAGCTTTGCATTTTGCACACAACTCCACATCATtctgaatttattttcaaacgcAATTAAACTTTGGTAAGTCGATATAGAGCTGATAATTCCAAGTACAcagtttcttatattactctactaaaaatttatcgcacataattttagaattaatttatataacgtacacactgatttttattacgttacaATGTTAGCGGAGTTAAATGGCAAATTATGTGTTATAGACAATTCGAGttattcgatttttaaaaatccaattttcaaattttcatcGCTGTTTTCAAGTTAATTTGCGGATAAACGAATAAAGCGTGACTTTCATTTATTCGTGAAACGTGGAATTATCAGCTCTAAGTTTTCAATTCTAATCTGATCAATGCATTTGATTAATGTGACGTCATTACGATGGTCGATCGTATCGAATTTTTATAGTGTCATCAAAAACGAAGCGGATAGCAATAATTGAAACCGTTAGTATTTCGACGACTTCGATCTTTCATATTACGGATGCGACAACACGTACTTTATATCAGTGTCGTGTTTTTTCGACAAACGCGGAGATCTGTTTCGACGTAGCTTTAACATTGAAATCGACTCGTCGAAATTACCCGCCGGTTTCAATGAATACCAATCCCTTCGGCGAGtgaactttttctttttttgcgaGCGATCTCATACGGATCTGGATGCGTTTCAGGTACGGGCAACGGGATGCATCCGGCACCGACGGCGCCTCCCACTGTCGTGTACCAAATGCCACCACCCACGGCGGGTGGCATAAACGAGCCTCAGGAATGTCCGTACTGCCGTCGTACGTTTTCGTGCTACTACTCCCTCAAACGCCACTTCCAGGACAAACACGAGCAATCGGACACGCTCTACATTTGCGAGTTCTGCAATCGTACGTATCGTACGAAAAACTCGCTGACGACGCACAAGAGCCTGCAACACCGCGGCACCAGCGGCGTGCTCAAGCGGCTCCTCAAGGCCTCGGCGATCAAGAACGTCCTCGGTAGCATGCATCATCAGATGCAGATGCAGCAACAACCGCAATGAAAGCGTCGGAAAAATCAAAGCCTTCCCGCATGCCAAGACCGTCTGCGTCGTCGTCACCGTCGTCGCCACTGTCTTCGCCGTCGCCGTCATCGTCGCCATCATCGTCGTTTCTTACACCATTCGCTCGGCCGATATCAGTCGAACGGCGCACAGTTCGACTGAGCAGCTGAGGCCGAACGATCGAAAACACGGAAGTACTACTACCTTGCGTCCCGAGACGCTCCCGTGCTCGACTCGAGTTGAACTCAAGTCAGCTTGAATTATATGATTGAGCTAATCCTTTTTTGCTGTATCTGACACCGATCTGTGATGTAGAAGACGTCAGGATCGTTGAGGAAAGTTGTCCTAAGTTGTCGGTGCAACTCACGACTCGCGCAAAAGTTGCTTCGCTCGGAGCGTAAATATCTAAATTCTGCACTACTGATTTGCAATCTAAATTGAGGAATCGTCGATAACAATTAGTTAACTGAAATCGATAGATTAAGTTGATGTGCACCGACAACAATTTGGACTAATTTTGTTTCCCCGTCTGCGTTTTGATTTATAATCGAGAAAAAGACAGCAAACCGGAATTAGTTTAATCTAGAAGCAATTTAACTCgctaaattgttaaattgcaGCAAAATTCCCCGTAATTTCAACGACTCATTTACCCTTATCGTATTTGCAGAGCATACAATGCCTAATGATCAGCAACGTGATCGCATTAATGGGAAAcggatgagagagagagagagagagagagaatgagagagaaaaaggggtACACAGAAACCTTAAGTTAGAATTTGAATCGCGAACGAGTCAGTCTGATCCAAATTTCGGTTTCTTCTAGTTTTCCCCTCCGCTTTTCCGCGGACACACCACGGTTCTTCTAGTTTAGGCTCGCCGTAgcgttataatttttcttcgtcAAGACTGCAATGAATCCAAAGAAGGACAATTTGACTGAGAAGCATGTAGTTCGACTGAAACGGAAGGAAGGAAAGGAGACTCGAGCATTAAGGTCAGTGCGCGAAGCGAAAACACACATTCCATTTGTCAGCGATCAGATCGCTGTACGTTCATGACTCGAGTTGACCGCATAACGGTCGCTTCTCCGGCAAGATTTCGAAACGATGGATTTTCGAACGCGCGGCACGAATTTCCAGCGTTATCGCGCCGCGACATTTTTAGCTTTAACGTTCTCCGAAGCGGACGGGACGTTTGGGGAAGGGGAACAGG
This genomic window from Linepithema humile isolate Giens D197 chromosome 5, Lhum_UNIL_v1.0, whole genome shotgun sequence contains:
- the LOC136996930 gene encoding broad-complex core protein isoforms 1/2/3/4/5-like → MHPAPTAPPTVVYQMPPPTAGGINEPQECPYCRRTFSCYYSLKRHFQDKHEQSDTLYICEFCNRTYRTKNSLTTHKSLQHRGTSGVLKRLLKASAIKNVLGSMHHQMQMQQQPQ